ttgtatgaccccatttataaataaataatttatacaCATGAAAATATCCAAAACAGCAATGTAAAAAACTTCATTATTTGtggcagaaataaataaaatgtctctcCTTATCTATCTAAACCTATCTCTTCACagataattcatttttttaaaaaactacagAATGTTAAGAGGAGACACTGGAtagcaaacagaaacagtctCTGTGTAACCTGATTACACTTTGAATATGACTCAATGAGATCCTGGTATGATAGAACAGGTAACGCTGTTTCTCCAACACATTAACAACTTTTTCTTAGTGTGGATCTCTGTTGTGGATGATAGTTGAGAGTAGAATTGATCTGACAGAGTGATACAGAGGACCTGACAGCAACAGAAGCCACCGCATTGGGCTTCATCAGACATGACTCCCACTTAAAGAACTCACAGCCCTTCTGTATCCTGCCTCCACTGCCTGACCGGCGGACTGGACAACAATAAAACCTTCGACCATGATTGGGGCCACCGTTGGATACCACCTGTCGCTTTGCTCGGCggccacatgcacacagtggTGAGGTAATCTTACCTCCTTCCTTAACTTTCACAGGAATGGAGGCACGGTTGGTAGATGAGGAGAGCGTGTTGGTTGACAAAGAGGAGAGGACATTCTTGGGGGTGTACACACTAATAGATGAAGAGGGGTGGGCGGGTGCTGCAGCCTGTTTAGCTGGGTCAGTGAAAATGGTAAAGGAAGATTTTGgagtttctttgtgttttgcatgttgtgTGATGACTGCTTTGGGCCTGGCAAACGAGGTGTTAGGGGTGGAGGTCTTTTCTGGGACAAAGGACTTGGGCCTAATAATagaaggtgtgtttgttttgaagtaTTTCTGGGGCACACTGGACTCATTTTGAAAGTGTAAAAAGTTTCTAAGTCCTGTTTTATGCGGATTTGTCTTGGGCACAGCAAAATGTGCATCTGGTTCTGAGACAGCTGAAGGCTGCCTCGTGTTATTTAAATGATCCGAGATATTGACATTGGATTTAATCATCTTTGCAGATACAGAGGTTGTGGATAACTCATTAGTGATAATTTCAGTTTTGGAGTAGTTTTCACAGCTTATACTGTTCCCAAATATGAATGGAGCACCTGCTGAATGTGGATAACCAGGCTCTTCCCTCACATAACAGCCACTTTCATAATCTGATATGTATTCAGTGTCACATTCTCTATCAGTTTccttaaaaaaatcatcacCCTCTAACACCACGTCATCATATGACCCATATCTCTCTGCTTCCACTAGAAGTTCTGCaccatcctcttcctccacaAGTCCCActgttgcttctgtttttgAGGGCTGGTTTGGTTGAGGTAGAGCTGAAAGGCAGTGCACAGTAGTAGAACACAGAACAAGGCCGTTGTTTTCACCATGCGGTGAAGTACAGTTCATCACAACTGAAGAGGAAAGATCGATGACGGCCTCTGTTTTAACTGACTTGCCAATGTTGTGTCCCCATAGGGATGTAGATGTACCAGTCAGCAGTGTCTTTGGTGAGATCAGGCTTTGACAAATGGGATCACTTTTTAAGTTTTCCTTTGTGTCTAAATTCCTAGAATTATTATCTGCACcacattttatttgacaagCATGGAGAGGACCTTTGGGTGATGAAGGTTTGCTTGTGGTGAGGGTATTTTCCTCCTtactggtgtttgttttttctttcttgtgtgCAGATGTCATTCCAAACATGGTTTTGACCATTGATGGGGTCtatgaaaacaagacaaacataTAACCAGTTAGTCATAC
This genomic window from Mastacembelus armatus chromosome 1, fMasArm1.2, whole genome shotgun sequence contains:
- the eri2 gene encoding ERI1 exoribonuclease 2 isoform X1, with protein sequence MSTKKLAKELGLLRQRSQSRAKKSVVSNQIFSYLIVIDFESTCWREKNSYSQEIIEFPAVLLNTSTGETESEFHTYVQPQEHPILSRFCTELTGITQMQVEAGIPLQICLSRFSRWLQNLQLERGVVFPNKQQRSSAPSPSLKLCAFLTWSDWDLGVCLQYECKRKQLHKPDVLNSWIDLRSTYRQFYDRKPKGLNGALQDLGIQFSGREHSGLDDSRNTAKLAARMMRDGCVMKITRSLERTPSMVKTMFGMTSAHKKEKTNTSKEENTLTTSKPSSPKGPLHACQIKCGADNNSRNLDTKENLKSDPICQSLISPKTLLTGTSTSLWGHNIGKSVKTEAVIDLSSSVVMNCTSPHGENNGLVLCSTTVHCLSALPQPNQPSKTEATVGLVEEEDGAELLVEAERYGSYDDVVLEGDDFFKETDRECDTEYISDYESGCYVREEPGYPHSAGAPFIFGNSISCENYSKTEIITNELSTTSVSAKMIKSNVNISDHLNNTRQPSAVSEPDAHFAVPKTNPHKTGLRNFLHFQNESSVPQKYFKTNTPSIIRPKSFVPEKTSTPNTSFARPKAVITQHAKHKETPKSSFTIFTDPAKQAAAPAHPSSSISVYTPKNVLSSLSTNTLSSSTNRASIPVKVKEGGKITSPLCACGRRAKRQVVSNGGPNHGRRFYCCPVRRSGSGGRIQKGCEFFKWESCLMKPNAVASVAVRSSVSLCQINSTLNYHPQQRSTLRKSC
- the eri2 gene encoding ERI1 exoribonuclease 2 isoform X2; this translates as MENSVALSVLMCHHLRCVSDWDLGVCLQYECKRKQLHKPDVLNSWIDLRSTYRQFYDRKPKGLNGALQDLGIQFSGREHSGLDDSRNTAKLAARMMRDGCVMKITRSLERTPSMVKTMFGMTSAHKKEKTNTSKEENTLTTSKPSSPKGPLHACQIKCGADNNSRNLDTKENLKSDPICQSLISPKTLLTGTSTSLWGHNIGKSVKTEAVIDLSSSVVMNCTSPHGENNGLVLCSTTVHCLSALPQPNQPSKTEATVGLVEEEDGAELLVEAERYGSYDDVVLEGDDFFKETDRECDTEYISDYESGCYVREEPGYPHSAGAPFIFGNSISCENYSKTEIITNELSTTSVSAKMIKSNVNISDHLNNTRQPSAVSEPDAHFAVPKTNPHKTGLRNFLHFQNESSVPQKYFKTNTPSIIRPKSFVPEKTSTPNTSFARPKAVITQHAKHKETPKSSFTIFTDPAKQAAAPAHPSSSISVYTPKNVLSSLSTNTLSSSTNRASIPVKVKEGGKITSPLCACGRRAKRQVVSNGGPNHGRRFYCCPVRRSGSGGRIQKGCEFFKWESCLMKPNAVASVAVRSSVSLCQINSTLNYHPQQRSTLRKSC